The Streptomyces luteogriseus genome includes a window with the following:
- a CDS encoding diguanylate cyclase: MSTDQASRISSTGVTVDVGDATTRYLLYGLLPSWFVPGVADWVMHRRTRIEDTAGTKESLIHSLMMAEVGIPIALTLRYEVNPLLLSVQLGGAAVHEATALWDVRTAVESEREVKPIEQHIHSFLESLPFGALAALMCLHADQVASLVRGGRGDPDAWRLVPRRRPLSPGYLAGIAAAIGTCVLLPYGEELLRCVRAGRKKDKRNRKGHRASCVSRFWSRPRASSRSS, translated from the coding sequence ATGAGCACGGACCAGGCCAGTCGGATCAGCTCCACCGGCGTCACCGTCGACGTCGGTGACGCCACGACCCGGTATCTGCTCTACGGGCTGCTGCCCAGCTGGTTCGTCCCCGGCGTGGCGGACTGGGTGATGCACCGGCGGACGCGCATCGAGGACACCGCGGGGACCAAGGAGTCCCTGATCCACTCGTTGATGATGGCCGAGGTCGGCATCCCGATCGCACTGACGCTGCGCTACGAGGTCAATCCGCTGCTGCTGAGCGTGCAGCTGGGCGGGGCCGCGGTGCACGAGGCGACGGCGCTGTGGGACGTCCGTACGGCCGTGGAGAGCGAGCGCGAGGTCAAGCCGATCGAGCAGCACATCCACAGCTTCCTGGAGTCGCTGCCGTTCGGGGCCCTGGCCGCCCTGATGTGCCTGCACGCCGACCAGGTCGCCTCGCTCGTGCGCGGCGGCAGGGGCGACCCCGACGCGTGGCGGCTGGTGCCGCGCCGGCGGCCCTTGTCGCCCGGCTACCTGGCGGGCATCGCCGCCGCGATCGGCACGTGTGTGCTGCTGCCGTACGGCGAAGAGCTGCTGCGGTGCGTGCGCGCGGGCCGCAAAAAGGACAAACGCAACAGGAAAGGACATCGAGCATCATGCGTATCGCGTTTCTGGTCGCGCCCGAGGGCGTCGAGCAGGTCGAGCTGA
- a CDS encoding DUF6158 family protein: protein MNEHEERGDTMTGVDPDRLDEQQLMKELETIHRTRHDTLLYGSNDALRAHNERMAQLEGEYLRRNPRRTVAAGRTREGARERGSGESATPTAPGT from the coding sequence ATGAACGAACACGAGGAGCGGGGCGACACGATGACCGGAGTGGACCCTGACCGGCTGGACGAGCAGCAGCTCATGAAAGAGCTGGAGACCATCCACCGCACGCGCCACGACACGCTGCTCTACGGCTCGAACGACGCGCTGCGCGCCCACAACGAGCGCATGGCGCAGCTCGAGGGCGAGTACCTGCGCCGCAATCCGCGCCGCACGGTGGCCGCGGGCCGCACACGCGAAGGGGCCCGGGAGCGGGGGAGCGGGGAGTCGGCGACTCCCACGGCCCCCGGCACCTGA
- a CDS encoding RNA polymerase sigma factor SigF has protein sequence MPTRSSTKHPHDDAPDTAEAFRRITSMPAGPERDKLRDEIVQAWLPMANRLAGRFHSRGENVEDLRQVAALGLVKAVDRYDPDRGNAFESYAVPTITGEIKRHFRDHMWTLHVPRRVQDLRNRVRFAGQDLSQTISGRRPTVAEIAEHADMSEEDVRAGQEALESFTALSLDAELTGSEDGYSLSDALGSCDPALDTVVDREAVRARLAALPERERAILYMRFFGDMTQSRIAEELGISQMHVSRLISRCCGRVREQVMRDAA, from the coding sequence ATGCCGACTCGATCCAGCACGAAGCACCCCCACGACGACGCCCCCGACACCGCCGAGGCCTTCCGCAGGATCACCTCCATGCCCGCCGGCCCGGAGCGCGACAAGCTCCGCGACGAGATCGTCCAGGCCTGGCTGCCCATGGCGAACCGCCTAGCCGGACGCTTCCACAGCCGCGGCGAGAACGTCGAGGACCTGCGCCAGGTCGCGGCCCTCGGCCTGGTCAAGGCCGTCGACCGGTACGACCCCGACCGCGGCAACGCCTTCGAGAGCTACGCCGTGCCGACCATCACCGGCGAGATCAAACGGCACTTCCGCGACCACATGTGGACCCTGCACGTACCCCGCCGCGTCCAGGACCTGCGCAACCGCGTGCGCTTCGCCGGTCAGGACCTGTCCCAGACCATCTCCGGACGCCGGCCCACCGTGGCCGAGATCGCCGAGCACGCGGACATGAGCGAAGAGGACGTCCGGGCCGGCCAGGAGGCACTGGAGAGCTTCACGGCACTCTCCCTGGACGCGGAGCTGACCGGCAGCGAGGACGGCTACTCGCTGAGCGACGCGCTGGGGTCCTGCGACCCGGCGCTGGACACGGTCGTCGACCGCGAGGCGGTGCGGGCCCGGCTGGCGGCGCTGCCCGAGCGGGAGCGGGCGATCCTGTACATGCGGTTCTTCGGGGACATGACGCAGAGCCGGATCGCCGAGGAGCTGGGAATCTCGCAGATGCACGTCTCCCGGCTGATCAGCCGGTGCTGCGGACGGGTACGGGAGCAGGTCATGCGGGACGCGGCCTGA
- a CDS encoding DUF2795 domain-containing protein codes for MQRGSDRLSVHRDDEMKHELQGLLRSGHPTRSEEWHDPEPAAEDDPEVAHGPVTPSRAPTSLESVRLELARILGRRAFPASARELARELRGHQAPDVLVEGLEGLPRQERYGNVQELAQALIRARETGPEEYA; via the coding sequence ATGCAGCGAGGCAGCGACCGGCTGAGCGTCCACCGGGACGACGAGATGAAGCACGAACTGCAGGGCCTGCTCAGGTCGGGGCATCCCACACGCAGTGAGGAGTGGCACGACCCGGAGCCGGCCGCCGAGGACGACCCCGAGGTCGCCCACGGGCCGGTGACCCCGAGCCGTGCGCCGACGTCCCTGGAGTCGGTGCGGCTGGAACTGGCCCGGATCCTGGGCCGCAGGGCGTTCCCCGCGAGCGCGCGCGAGCTGGCCCGCGAGTTGCGCGGCCACCAGGCGCCCGACGTCCTCGTCGAGGGCTTGGAGGGACTGCCGCGCCAGGAGCGCTACGGCAACGTCCAGGAACTGGCCCAGGCCCTGATCCGGGCCCGTGAGACCGGGCCGGAGGAGTACGCGTAA
- a CDS encoding CBS domain-containing protein has product MTAGVVAVRPDASLVEAAQLMRTQNIGDVVVAEGQDVIGVLTDRDITVRAVADGADPMTVSAQAVCTRNPVTVTPDDRVGTAVTLMREHAVRRLPVVENGLPVGIVSLGDVAEAEDPASALADISRAEPDARGDA; this is encoded by the coding sequence ATGACAGCGGGTGTGGTCGCCGTGCGCCCGGACGCCTCGCTCGTCGAGGCGGCGCAGTTGATGCGCACGCAGAACATCGGCGATGTGGTGGTGGCCGAGGGGCAGGACGTGATCGGCGTGCTCACCGACCGTGACATCACGGTACGGGCCGTCGCCGACGGCGCCGACCCCATGACGGTCAGCGCGCAGGCGGTGTGTACCCGCAATCCCGTGACGGTGACGCCGGACGACCGGGTGGGGACCGCCGTGACGCTGATGCGTGAGCATGCGGTGCGCCGGCTGCCGGTGGTGGAGAACGGGCTGCCGGTCGGCATCGTGAGCCTCGGTGACGTGGCCGAGGCCGAGGACCCCGCGTCCGCGCTCGCCGACATCAGCCGGGCCGAGCCCGACGCCCGGGGTGATGCATGA
- a CDS encoding type 1 glutamine amidotransferase domain-containing protein — translation MRIAFLVAPEGVEQVELTDPWQAAKDAGHEPVLVSTQQGEIQAFNHLDKADTFPVDEVVGDTSPDSFGALVLPGGVANPDFLRMDDKAVAFVRDFFEHGRPVAAICHAPWTLVEADVVRGRELTSWPSLQTDIRNAGGTWVDKQVKVCDHGANKLVTSRKPDDLKAFCETFLDVFAQEAA, via the coding sequence ATGCGTATCGCGTTTCTGGTCGCGCCCGAGGGCGTCGAGCAGGTCGAGCTGACCGATCCCTGGCAGGCCGCGAAGGACGCGGGTCACGAGCCCGTCCTGGTGTCGACGCAGCAGGGTGAGATCCAGGCCTTCAACCACCTCGACAAGGCGGACACGTTCCCCGTGGACGAGGTCGTGGGCGACACCTCGCCGGACTCGTTCGGCGCTCTCGTGCTGCCGGGAGGCGTCGCCAACCCGGACTTCCTGCGGATGGACGACAAGGCCGTCGCTTTCGTCCGGGACTTCTTCGAGCACGGCCGGCCCGTCGCGGCGATCTGTCACGCGCCGTGGACGCTGGTCGAGGCGGACGTCGTACGCGGCCGGGAGCTCACGTCCTGGCCGAGCCTGCAGACGGACATCCGCAACGCGGGCGGCACCTGGGTCGACAAGCAGGTCAAGGTCTGTGACCACGGGGCGAACAAGCTGGTCACCAGCCGCAAGCCGGACGATCTGAAGGCGTTCTGCGAAACGTTCCTGGACGTCTTCGCGCAAGAGGCCGCCTGA